The following proteins come from a genomic window of Nitrospirota bacterium:
- a CDS encoding ATP synthase subunit I, with translation MIEVLSLVLALMTGGLLGAMFFYSLWWTIKKGISSKHPAFWFFGSLLLRTSVALAGFYFVSGGHWERLLVCILGFVIARFIVTRLTGSPVEHYKSPEKEVGHTP, from the coding sequence ATGATTGAAGTTTTGAGTCTGGTGTTGGCTTTGATGACCGGCGGTTTGCTTGGTGCGATGTTTTTTTATAGCCTTTGGTGGACGATTAAGAAGGGGATTTCGTCCAAACATCCGGCGTTTTGGTTCTTCGGCAGTCTGTTGCTGCGAACAAGCGTAGCCCTGGCTGGATTTTATTTTGTTTCCGGCGGTCATTGGGAGCGGCTGCTGGTGTGTATCCTTGGATTTGTCATTGCGCGTTTTATCGTGACGCGGCTTACCGGATCGCCGGTCGAACACTACAAATCCCCGGAGAAGGAGGTCGGTCATACGCCTTAG